A stretch of the Papaver somniferum cultivar HN1 chromosome 6, ASM357369v1, whole genome shotgun sequence genome encodes the following:
- the LOC113287578 gene encoding protein RICE SALT SENSITIVE 3-like isoform X1 codes for MVGSGVSDRSKEAVGMMALHEALRSVCLNTDWTYSVFWTIRPRPRSRGGNGCKVGDDNGSLMLMWEDGFCRGSSVAECLEQIDGEDPVRKAFSKMSIQLYNYGEGLMGKVASDKCHKWVFKEPSECEPNISNYWQSSFDAIPPEWTDQFNSGIQTIAVIQAGHGLLQLGSCKIIAEDLHFVLRMRHTFESLGYQSGFYLSQLFSSTRNSSSSSIPMKQCGTPIRPPPPIFNWSQRPLPSVASQHYQNMTRLGLPQNKDETHHFMLPNTSDAQMEDMMAEHEADIKWPNGLSFFNALTGRADDAKLLFGADGVGNKSNQQQQHHHPNLGGKNSNSAINLSSKADETKGNSETSNSHSRHGNRSENNPSGENVNDYLSLESHGHNVKKMEKNFKRSFTLPARMATSSSSSSMDQHHPHHPVDYNRNPEAGMYSDFIDNFLE; via the exons ATGGTGGGCTCAGGAGTATCAGATAGGAGCAAAGAAGCTGTTGGGATGATGGCACTTCATGAGGCTCTAAGAAGTGTTTGTCTTAATACAGACTGGACTTACTCCGTTTTCTGGACAATAAGACCTCGCCC GAGAAGCAGAGGTGGTAATGGCTGCAAAGTGGGCGATGATAATGGTAGCTT GATGTTGATGTGGGAAGATGGGTTTTGCCGAGGGAGTTCAGTAGCTGAGTGTCTTGAACAAATTGATGGAGAAGATCCAGTGAGGAAAGCTTTCAGCAAAATGTCCATTCAGTTGTACAACTATGGAGAAGG GCTGATGGGAAAGGTTGCTTCTGATAAATGTCATAAATGGGTTTTCAAAGAACCTTCTGAATGTGAACCTAACATCTCTAACTATTGGCAGAGTTCTTTTGATGCT ATTCCTCCTGAATGGACTGATCAGTTTAACTCAGGTATTCAG ACAATAGCTGTTATACAAGCTGGTCATGGTCTCTTACAGCTAGGTTCTTGCAAGATA ATAGCCGAAGACTTGCACTTTGTACTCAGAATGCGACATACTTTTGAATCCCTTGGTTATCAGTCTGGGTTTTATCTATCCCAACTATTCTCTTCAACTAGGAATTCATCGTCGTCTTCTATTCCTATGAAGCAATGTGGTACTCCAATTCGCCCTCCACCGCCTATTTTCAATTGGAGCCAAAGGCCACTCCCATCTGTCGCTTCGCAGCATTACCAAAACATGACGAGACTCGGATTACCACAGAACAAAGATGAAACCCATCACTTTATGCTCCCAAATACCTCTGATGCACAAATGGAGGATATGATGGCCGAACACGAAGCTGACATAAAATGGCCTAATGGGTTATCTTTCTTCAATGCTCTCACTGGACGAGCTGATGATGCAAAACTTTTATTTGGGGCAGATGGGGTTGGAAACAAATCAAACCAACAGCAACAGCATCACCATCCCAATCTTGGAGGGAAGAATTCAAATTCAGCAATAAATCTTTCTAGCAAGGCGGATGAAACCAAGGGAAATTCGGAAACTTCAAATTCACATAGCCGCCATGGAAACAGAAGCGAAAACAATCCGAGCGGTGAAAATGTGAATGACTACTTGAGCTTAGAGAGCCATGGTCACAATGTtaaaaagatggagaaaaattTCAAGAGGAGTTTTACGTTGCCTGCAAGAATGGccacatcatcttcttcatcttcaatggaTCAACACCATCCACATCATCCAGTAGATTATAATAGAAACCCTGAAGCTGGTATGTACTCGGATTTCATTGACAATTTCCTAGAGTAG
- the LOC113287578 gene encoding protein RICE SALT SENSITIVE 3-like isoform X2 — MGKVASDKCHKWVFKEPSECEPNISNYWQSSFDAIPPEWTDQFNSGIQTIAVIQAGHGLLQLGSCKIIAEDLHFVLRMRHTFESLGYQSGFYLSQLFSSTRNSSSSSIPMKQCGTPIRPPPPIFNWSQRPLPSVASQHYQNMTRLGLPQNKDETHHFMLPNTSDAQMEDMMAEHEADIKWPNGLSFFNALTGRADDAKLLFGADGVGNKSNQQQQHHHPNLGGKNSNSAINLSSKADETKGNSETSNSHSRHGNRSENNPSGENVNDYLSLESHGHNVKKMEKNFKRSFTLPARMATSSSSSSMDQHHPHHPVDYNRNPEAGMYSDFIDNFLE, encoded by the exons ATGGGAAAGGTTGCTTCTGATAAATGTCATAAATGGGTTTTCAAAGAACCTTCTGAATGTGAACCTAACATCTCTAACTATTGGCAGAGTTCTTTTGATGCT ATTCCTCCTGAATGGACTGATCAGTTTAACTCAGGTATTCAG ACAATAGCTGTTATACAAGCTGGTCATGGTCTCTTACAGCTAGGTTCTTGCAAGATA ATAGCCGAAGACTTGCACTTTGTACTCAGAATGCGACATACTTTTGAATCCCTTGGTTATCAGTCTGGGTTTTATCTATCCCAACTATTCTCTTCAACTAGGAATTCATCGTCGTCTTCTATTCCTATGAAGCAATGTGGTACTCCAATTCGCCCTCCACCGCCTATTTTCAATTGGAGCCAAAGGCCACTCCCATCTGTCGCTTCGCAGCATTACCAAAACATGACGAGACTCGGATTACCACAGAACAAAGATGAAACCCATCACTTTATGCTCCCAAATACCTCTGATGCACAAATGGAGGATATGATGGCCGAACACGAAGCTGACATAAAATGGCCTAATGGGTTATCTTTCTTCAATGCTCTCACTGGACGAGCTGATGATGCAAAACTTTTATTTGGGGCAGATGGGGTTGGAAACAAATCAAACCAACAGCAACAGCATCACCATCCCAATCTTGGAGGGAAGAATTCAAATTCAGCAATAAATCTTTCTAGCAAGGCGGATGAAACCAAGGGAAATTCGGAAACTTCAAATTCACATAGCCGCCATGGAAACAGAAGCGAAAACAATCCGAGCGGTGAAAATGTGAATGACTACTTGAGCTTAGAGAGCCATGGTCACAATGTtaaaaagatggagaaaaattTCAAGAGGAGTTTTACGTTGCCTGCAAGAATGGccacatcatcttcttcatcttcaatggaTCAACACCATCCACATCATCCAGTAGATTATAATAGAAACCCTGAAGCTGGTATGTACTCGGATTTCATTGACAATTTCCTAGAGTAG